The following proteins come from a genomic window of Sebastes fasciatus isolate fSebFas1 chromosome 6, fSebFas1.pri, whole genome shotgun sequence:
- the LOC141770212 gene encoding transmembrane protein 17A, translated as MPVFYSPVPENLQMGLAYMGGSVFTNNRTADSDFTREQEDASVINELVSHLPLQMLLYFNMFYFPCWWFSAVFMLEVKFYYLPGYYQALLITGMILLTIIEVVRLYLGYIGNLKEKVPELAAFWILSFMFQLPVLLFFLTDEGIIILPLERAVHSLYLLFLLSEILASFLALRTMTRKLTLLFHLRQFGKVESLRHGGMSPVYGLPYHRGVLPVSPTHNMYH; from the exons ATGCCTGTGTTTTACTCACCTGTTCCCGAGAACCTGCAGATGGGTCTGGCCTATATGGGAGGCTCTGTGTTCACCAACAACAGGACAGCGGACAGCGACTTCACCAGGGAGCAGGAGGACGCCTCTG TGATCAACGAGCTGGTTTCCCACCTTCCCCTGCAGATGCTTCTCTACttcaacatgttttattttccctGTTGGTGGTTCTCTGCTGTTTTCATGTTGGAAGTAAAG TTCTATTATCTTCCCGGGTACTACCAGGCTCTGCTCATAACCGGGATGATCCTCCTCACAATCATTGAAGTGGTCCGGCTTTATCTGGGCTACATTGGCAACCTGAAAGAAAAG GTGCCAGAGCTGGCAGCCTTCTGGATCCTGTCTTTCATGTTCCAGCTGCCAGTGCTGCTGTTCTTCCTGACCGATGAAGGAATTATCATCCTGCCTCTGGAGAGAGCCGTCCACTCCCTctacctcctcttcctgctctccgAGATCCTGGCCTCTTTCCTGGCGCTCAGGACCATGACTCGAAAGCTCACCTTGCTCTTCCATCTGCGCCAGTTTGGCAAGGTGGAGAGCCTCCGCCACGGAGGGATGAGCCCCGTCTATGGGCTGCCCTACCACCGCGGCGTGCTGCCCGTGTCACCCACCCATAACATGTACCATTAA
- the selenoe gene encoding selenoprotein e, which yields MWAFLVLTLALAVRAPDTNNDTAVEEKLDIARGKLMAPSVVGUGIKKMPELHHFLMERFALYHNLEYDSSEEKNPRLIFYNEKDEVVKTVPVKKMKADEISSLLDSLGFYKRTQKGEEVPEEFQHFPLRPPRDEL from the exons ATGTGGGCCTTCTTGGTGCTCACTCTTGCCCTCGCTGTTCGGGCACCAGACACTAACAACGACACAGCGGTGGAAGAAAAGCTTGATATAGCCAGAGGTAAACTGATG GCTCCCAGTGTGGTCGGATGAGGCATAAAGAAAATGCCGGAGCTCCATCATTTTCTTATGGAGCGCTTCGCTTTATA CCACAACTTGGAATACGATTCGTCGGAGGAGAAGAATCCCCGTCTGATATTCTATAACGAAAAGGACGAGGTTGTAAAG ACCGTTCCCGTGAAGAAAATGAAGGCAGACGAGATCAGCAGCCTGTTGGACTCACTCGGCTTCTACAAGAGGACCCAGAAAGGGGAAGAGGTGCCAGAGGAGTTCCAGCACTTCCCCCTGCGCCCCCCCAGGGACGAGCTGTGA